The following are encoded in a window of Thiohalobacter sp. IOR34 genomic DNA:
- a CDS encoding SIR2 family protein: protein MTDDVQKSGDEISPAFWVGGDNLLAVAEGSEDGAQQAALEEVRIRVGTLLKTETVSFLLGAGTSVDCGGPLLGKVPIAIEQAIHKEGIYGGDSPRLRRWLKMFYLSVQHVVDNGSVPTSRDHILERHKAIQDGGAEPLAANFEQVLSQLYRWRAALPEKGGRLRIEGDPGVDVTAEDLESCLAVAVRALAEACHLPAPDKQAGFITYKNFLRKVLTRPLNLKRVNLFTLNYDTLVEQAADAEGIVLLDGCVGTQRRIFRPESYEQDLYFPAETTEGRVHRFDRVVHLYKLHGSISWAVEEPSIENPYGITASAGEMASEGGHLLIYPTPAKYGETLGMPYSELFRRFAGALVRPQSVLFTIGYGFGDDHVNAIIRQALSVPSFTLVVVDPAPQSEFVKRLKEQQDQRVWIAEGDVGTFSGFVQDVLPDLREEDIRKKVIATQRALSKSRSEEQGGENGGG from the coding sequence ATGACAGACGATGTCCAAAAATCTGGTGATGAGATCAGCCCAGCCTTTTGGGTGGGTGGAGACAACTTGCTCGCAGTAGCCGAGGGCTCAGAAGACGGCGCCCAGCAGGCTGCGCTTGAGGAGGTTCGGATTCGGGTAGGGACACTGCTAAAAACCGAGACTGTGTCCTTCTTACTGGGGGCGGGCACCTCGGTAGACTGTGGCGGGCCGTTACTCGGGAAGGTTCCCATTGCCATCGAGCAGGCTATCCACAAAGAGGGAATATACGGCGGCGATAGCCCTCGGCTCCGCCGCTGGCTCAAGATGTTTTACCTTTCCGTTCAACATGTCGTTGACAACGGATCGGTTCCGACTAGCCGCGATCACATCTTGGAGCGGCATAAAGCAATCCAGGATGGCGGCGCCGAACCGCTAGCCGCTAACTTTGAGCAGGTGCTTTCTCAGCTCTACCGCTGGAGGGCGGCGCTTCCAGAGAAGGGGGGACGTCTGCGGATCGAAGGCGATCCGGGTGTCGATGTTACAGCTGAGGATCTTGAATCCTGCCTAGCGGTCGCGGTACGGGCGCTTGCCGAGGCGTGTCACCTGCCAGCGCCGGACAAGCAGGCTGGATTTATCACGTACAAGAACTTTCTTCGCAAGGTCCTGACCCGGCCACTCAACCTGAAGCGTGTGAACCTCTTCACGTTGAACTACGACACTCTGGTGGAGCAAGCGGCGGATGCGGAAGGGATTGTATTGCTCGACGGCTGTGTTGGCACGCAGCGTCGCATCTTCCGGCCGGAAAGCTATGAGCAGGACCTCTATTTTCCGGCGGAGACCACCGAGGGACGCGTTCATCGCTTTGACCGGGTAGTGCATTTGTACAAGCTGCATGGCTCGATCAGCTGGGCTGTCGAGGAGCCCTCCATTGAAAATCCGTACGGTATCACGGCGAGCGCAGGCGAAATGGCGAGCGAAGGGGGCCATCTGCTCATTTACCCGACGCCGGCCAAGTATGGCGAGACTCTAGGGATGCCGTATTCGGAACTCTTCCGCCGATTTGCGGGGGCGCTCGTGCGCCCGCAATCCGTCCTTTTCACGATCGGTTACGGATTCGGCGACGATCACGTGAACGCTATTATCCGCCAGGCGCTCTCGGTGCCCAGTTTTACACTCGTGGTCGTGGATCCCGCTCCGCAGAGCGAGTTTGTAAAAAGGCTGAAAGAACAGCAGGATCAGCGGGTATGGATTGCGGAAGGAGATGTTGGCACATTTTCCGGTTTTGTCCAGGACGTGCTGCCTGATCTCCGGGAGGAAGATATCCGTAAGAAAGTTATCGCTACTCAGCGCGCCCTCTCCAAGAGCCGATCAGAGGAGCAAGGAGGCGAAAATGGCGGCGGATAG
- a CDS encoding restriction endonuclease subunit S: protein MNWPFTTIASVTQRTSTRDPRARPNDLFQYIDIASIDRDQKEIVQAAELKGADAPSRARKVVKAGDILVSTVRPNLNTVAIVPPELDGQIASTGFCVLRPDRELVDERYLFYFVRTAEFIDALTSKVRGAHYPAVSDRDVKNTELPLPPLKEQRRIVEILDQADALRKQRADADKKAARILPALFYQMFGDPLLNPRGWDVQPFGALKGETGLVTDGDWILSENMDESGNVRLLQLADIGIGRFLDKSRKFITDEKFDELGCTEVLAGDVLVSRMAEPIGRACIVPELEQRAITAVDITIVRVGQSVALPEYVVCLCNMPFFLGKAQAAASGTTRGRITRRNLEKIPVPIPPVEMQKEFACRYNEMEKMSVGMMNAHQFLESLFNSLMRSAFSGELTAGWRKAHTKELLREMESQAQAIS, encoded by the coding sequence ATGAACTGGCCCTTCACGACAATTGCATCCGTTACGCAACGCACCAGTACGCGCGACCCACGTGCTCGCCCGAACGACTTGTTTCAATACATTGATATTGCATCGATTGACCGGGATCAAAAGGAGATTGTACAGGCTGCCGAGCTAAAGGGCGCCGATGCACCAAGCCGTGCGAGGAAAGTAGTCAAAGCCGGAGATATTCTCGTATCTACCGTAAGACCAAACCTGAACACGGTTGCTATTGTCCCGCCCGAGTTGGATGGTCAAATAGCCTCAACAGGCTTCTGTGTGCTGCGCCCGGACAGGGAACTCGTGGATGAGCGTTATCTGTTCTATTTTGTCAGAACTGCGGAATTTATTGATGCGTTAACATCGAAGGTGCGTGGCGCGCATTATCCGGCAGTATCGGATCGTGACGTAAAGAATACGGAACTACCGCTGCCTCCACTCAAGGAGCAACGCCGCATCGTCGAAATCCTCGACCAAGCCGACGCCCTGCGCAAACAACGCGCCGACGCCGACAAAAAGGCCGCCCGTATCCTTCCCGCACTGTTCTATCAGATGTTCGGTGATCCTCTTTTGAATCCACGTGGCTGGGATGTTCAGCCATTCGGTGCCTTGAAGGGTGAGACGGGCCTCGTCACTGACGGGGATTGGATCCTCTCAGAAAATATGGACGAGTCGGGCAATGTTCGGCTTCTCCAGCTAGCAGATATCGGGATTGGCCGCTTTCTTGACAAATCAAGGAAGTTTATAACCGATGAGAAGTTCGACGAGCTTGGTTGCACGGAAGTATTAGCGGGAGACGTGCTCGTCTCACGGATGGCGGAGCCTATTGGCCGAGCCTGCATAGTGCCGGAGCTAGAACAACGCGCAATTACAGCGGTGGATATCACTATTGTAAGGGTGGGCCAAAGTGTGGCATTGCCAGAATATGTTGTCTGCCTGTGCAACATGCCATTTTTTCTGGGGAAGGCGCAGGCTGCAGCATCCGGTACTACAAGAGGGAGAATTACACGAAGGAATCTAGAGAAGATACCGGTTCCAATCCCACCAGTGGAGATGCAGAAGGAATTTGCCTGTCGCTATAACGAAATGGAAAAAATGTCGGTAGGTATGATGAATGCCCATCAGTTTCTAGAATCTTTGTTCAATTCGCTTATGAGGAGCGCGTTTTCGGGCGAATTGACTGCGGGTTGGCGCAAAGCGCACACGAAGGAATTACTCCGAGAAATGGAAAGCCAGGCGCAGGCGATATCATGA
- a CDS encoding class I SAM-dependent DNA methyltransferase — protein MNHELRRKLDHITDTLWAGGVTNPVTYIEQISYLIFLKLLDEEEQDRELRARLGGENGNSKLLFPQQAERYRWSKWRFKSGPELRDFIRDEVFPYMASLAKDEPEVAEYFRDAVLEIVDPNVLKQVVDEIDAFEFRKLGPDVKGDIFEYMLTHLGQSALNGQFRTPRQIRAFMVEMVDPELGDTVFDPACGTAGFLIDTVDYLLAKYSEEVKEYPIYGEDWLERRGQTLEEAKKAVPNLQTYKKGAGEKIPDWGLLETSIYGVDVSRQMMRISMMNLILHGIRHARLKRGNALSEHGGLTEEDLTRRYKVILSNPPFAGQIPKDSIRADLPTRSKKSELLFLGLMMEHLAPGGRCAVVVPEGLLFGSTKAHKELRKKLIEDFDLLAVVSLPAGVFKPYAGVKTGVLVFRKPAEGARKTKNRKVWFYEVANDGYDPDKISGGGRVETPERNDIPDLLARWQEYKASKFTKPPGVEANSVLEPGSEPPRCWWADVKTLAANDYNLAAGRYKPQVAEAAPEEDPVELIKEVLVIEKDIANGLERLLREIEASG, from the coding sequence ATGAACCACGAACTGCGCAGAAAGCTCGACCACATCACCGATACCCTCTGGGCCGGCGGTGTGACCAATCCGGTCACCTACATCGAGCAGATCTCTTATCTCATCTTCCTCAAGCTGCTGGATGAAGAAGAACAGGACCGCGAGTTGCGCGCGCGCCTGGGCGGCGAAAACGGCAACAGCAAACTGCTGTTCCCGCAGCAGGCCGAGCGCTACCGCTGGTCCAAGTGGCGTTTCAAGAGCGGCCCGGAACTGCGCGACTTCATCCGCGACGAGGTCTTTCCCTACATGGCCTCGCTGGCCAAGGACGAGCCGGAGGTGGCGGAGTACTTTCGCGACGCGGTGCTGGAGATTGTGGACCCGAACGTGCTCAAGCAGGTGGTGGACGAGATCGACGCCTTTGAGTTCCGCAAGCTGGGGCCTGACGTCAAGGGTGACATCTTCGAGTACATGCTCACCCATCTGGGGCAGTCGGCCCTCAATGGCCAGTTCCGCACCCCGCGCCAGATCCGCGCCTTTATGGTGGAGATGGTCGATCCGGAGCTGGGCGACACCGTCTTCGACCCCGCCTGTGGCACGGCCGGTTTTCTCATCGACACCGTGGATTACCTGCTGGCCAAGTACAGCGAGGAAGTCAAGGAATACCCCATCTACGGCGAAGACTGGCTGGAGCGGCGGGGCCAGACCCTGGAAGAGGCCAAAAAGGCCGTTCCCAACCTCCAGACCTACAAGAAGGGCGCGGGTGAAAAGATACCGGACTGGGGCCTGCTGGAGACCTCCATCTATGGCGTGGACGTCTCCCGCCAGATGATGCGCATCAGCATGATGAACCTCATTCTCCATGGCATCCGCCATGCCCGGCTCAAGCGAGGCAACGCCCTGTCCGAGCATGGCGGCCTGACGGAGGAAGACCTCACACGCCGCTACAAGGTGATCCTCTCTAACCCGCCCTTCGCGGGCCAGATCCCCAAGGACTCCATCCGCGCCGACCTGCCGACCCGCTCCAAGAAGAGCGAGCTGCTGTTCCTGGGCCTGATGATGGAGCACCTGGCACCCGGCGGGCGCTGTGCCGTGGTGGTGCCGGAGGGCCTGCTGTTCGGCTCCACCAAGGCGCACAAGGAGCTGCGCAAGAAACTCATCGAGGACTTCGACCTGCTCGCCGTGGTCTCCCTGCCCGCCGGCGTGTTCAAGCCCTACGCCGGCGTCAAGACCGGCGTGCTCGTGTTCCGCAAGCCCGCCGAAGGTGCCAGAAAGACCAAAAACAGAAAGGTCTGGTTCTACGAGGTCGCCAATGACGGCTACGACCCGGACAAGATCTCCGGCGGCGGCCGCGTGGAAACCCCCGAGCGCAACGACATCCCCGACCTGCTGGCCAGGTGGCAGGAATACAAGGCATCCAAATTCACCAAGCCGCCGGGTGTCGAGGCGAACAGCGTACTGGAGCCCGGCAGCGAACCACCGCGCTGCTGGTGGGCGGACGTCAAGACCCTGGCCGCCAACGATTACAACCTGGCGGCGGGGCGGTACAAGCCGCAGGTGGCGGAAGCGGCACCGGAAGAGGACCCGGTAGAGCTGATCAAGGAGGTATTGGTTATCGAGAAAGATATTGCAAATGGACTCGAAAGGTTGTTGCGAGAGATTGAGGCTTCGGGATGA